In Leucoraja erinacea ecotype New England chromosome 9, Leri_hhj_1, whole genome shotgun sequence, the genomic window gtgcctgccttctccccatatcccttgactccactaacccctagagctctatccaactctctcttaaatccatccagtgattgggcctccactgccctatgtggcagggaattccataaattcagaattctctgggtgaaaaagttttttctcacctcagtcttaaatgacctcccctttattctaagactgtggcccctggttctggactcgcccaacattgggaacattttttcctgcatctacctttccagtccttttataattttatatgtttctataagattccccctcatccttctaaactccagtgaacacaagcctagtcttttcaatctttcctcatatgacagtcacgtcatcccagggatcacactgcactgcctcaatcacaaggatgtctttcctcaaattaggagactaaaactgtacacaatactccagatgtggtctcaccagagccctatacaactgcagaagaacctctttactcctatactgaaatcctcttgttatgaaggccaacattccattagctttcttcactgcctgctgtacctgcgcgtcaacattcagtgaccgatgtacaaggacacccaggtctcgctgcacctcccccttacctaacctaacccccatgatcatggctgatcatcctaaatcagtaccctgttcctgctttctccccatatcccctgatctaaCTTTCTCCTGAATATAttcagtacctgcatgcttactttcagtgactgatgtagaagggcaaccaggtctcgttgcacctccccttttcataatctgacaccattcagggaataatctgccttctggttcttgccaccaaagtggatgacctcacatatatccacatgcacgatattgattttcttttttctcACTATCTGACGCACCCATGCATGGTATGATCtgcatggtagacacaaaatgctggagtaactcagcgggtgaggcagcatctctagagagaaggaatgggtgacatttcgggtcgagacctttcttcagactgacgtcacccattccttctctccagagatgctgcctgtcccgttgggtttctccagcattttgtgcctaccttcgatttaaaccagcatctgcagttctttcctacaagttTAAACGCGATCTGAGCGGTCCGTTTTTCACACAGGATGGTGATGACTATCTGGCGTTCAGGAGACATTTGGGTCAGATACTATTTACAACGTTTGAAAGTCTTCCGGCAGGTACTCTGGCAGAGAATGAGCAGAAGGACACGGCCCGaacgtgggcagatgggtgaaagtCGATGGGTATAAAAATCGACAAGGATGACATGGGTGGTAGGCGCCATTTTAGTGCCGTGCGTTTCTGATTCTGGACCTCCAGTTTTATGTTTCCCAACCTCTCGCCAGTTGTTTCTGGGAGAGGGCTCCCATCAGCAGAATctgaggtttgtaaacacaggGGTATTCGCGATTTTATTTACATATTTATTCCATCCGTCTGCGGCGAGAGGTAATATTTCGTTTCCACAAACCCAGTCCAAGTGCCGATGTTTTCCAAGGATAACCGTGAATTAAACACTGACTTATTCTTTTGTTCTCAGGTGGTAATGTTACAATGACGGACAAACCGGATACCTTGAAGCAAATAAACAGCAACATAGCTGTCAACATCCCTATTGCATGCCGACACCGTTTAAAAGTTAGTTCGCTGATTTGGGGAGAAGATCAAACTAAATTTCCCAACGACTACGACTTCATTCTGGGCTCGGATATCGTCTACAGTTCGATCTGCTACCCGGCGCTGTTGGAAACACTGCGTTATCTCTGCAATCAAGGGACAACGATCTATCTTTCCTCCGAACTCCGATCCGGGAATGGGTCCATTCCTTTCCATGACGTCATCCTGCCTGACTACTTTAACTGCGAGGTCGTGACTAAATTGGAGCCTAAATGCATAGTTGTGTACAAATTGACTAAAATTAGTTCAGGGCAAGTTAAGAAATAGGGATCTCAAACGGATGTATTTGTCTTTCGCTTAATAACGCATACATCACATGTAGCAAGTATATACATTTCCACTAACACGTCAAGCATTATGCAGATCCTCTAATATGCATTACTACATTACCTATGACAAAGATTTATCTGTAAACCTAACTATGAGACAAGGGGAATtgtagacgctggaatcttgagtgtaCCACAACATGCTCcaataactccgcgggtcaggcggcatttctggagagaatgaataggtggcgttttgggtcgggacccttctttatacCACAAACATCGCTTGcccatgctgcttgacccgctgaggtactccaacattttgtgtttcactAAGAAAAACATTTCACATTTTTTTCAATGATAAATTGAACATGTTTGGTGCCATTATTTGTTATAGAATTCCCTGATGCATATCCATAAGCGCAGGAAGACCAGCAGAACTTATAAGTCAAGTTCAATTCGACTGCTTACAAACAACCCTGGATATGAAATGTAAGGTACTCTGTATTTTACAtacatgaaagtaggcatgttacTGCGGCGTTACTAGAGCAATAAACTCTGCGTAAATAAGCAAGTCCAACGTGCGATGTTTTTTTTCAAAAACCATTTATCAACGCGAGAATAATCATTGTTTTAAATAAACCAGAACGTGTCAGTGAGATAGGTTGGCGGTGAAGTTCAAGACGGATTACGGTAAACTATCTGATGTGATTGGAATCTACAGTCTTTATTTGATGAAAACGATTTTCAGTATCTCGGCAACGTGACTGGTCTTGAAAGCCACTCTGCTCTCAGTCCGCTCACGGATTGGCGAATTAAGCGGAGAGCAAGCCCGCGTCCATAGATCCTCCAGGAACTAATACCGAAAACTAGTATTACATTTGGTAGATCTGCCCGCGATATGTCCGTGAGGGGACGTTCCTGTTTTCTGTCGCCACCCCGGGTTTTCTCCAGTCCAGTAGAAGGTTGAGAACCACTTGTACATTCTGGGAAAAGAATAGGAGCTTTCGTAAACATTCACCCCAGAAGCAAGAAGAGGCGAGCAATCTTCCATGAAGTCCTGCCGTCCACGTGGCGTCATCCGACGAAACAGTTATccttaaatgaaaaaaaacattggaCGTAATTAGATTAGGCCTGGTTGGGGACTTCCGTGTACTCGTCAAAGATGGTTGGCAGTAATGCCAAACTGCTCCGTCGAAAATAACTACCGGATATGCATTGAAGAACGAAACTTCCACCCTTTTCAATATCGTTGGTGGTTCATCCCAGCCAAAACCTATTGAAACCAGGTTATTCTACCCGGAGCAGAATGGGTCGTGTTACACGGCAGCATTCCTGTGCTAAGTCTGATAGAATACTGTAATGACTAACTTTGTCGCTTAATGGTAGACTCAAAGACGGCAGGCAGGAGGAATTTCACCACCACAATTGGTAACCTCTGACAATAATATTGTTCTCTCTGCTTCCATTATCAAGGTAGATTACCCTACCAACGCTGTTTGAACGTCAGCTGTATCAATGATTCCTCGAGCAGCTGCAATGGGCCATGGAGCTGTACAGTACAGAACGGAATCTTCAGCCAATCGCTTCTAAATTGACCATCATGCATATATATACTGATGGCAATTGCTGTTTCCCTCTTTGCACTGCtcattcatgtgcctgtccagaTGTTTTACAAAATCATGCTACTCTTCCTGTTTCCATCACCTTCACCCTCAGAACTCATTTAACCACCCACCCCCGACATAAATATGTTATCTCTTTGACACTGTTTATACCATGGCAAACTTTAGCTATCTACCACATCTATGCGTCACGTAGCTTTATACAATTTCATCATGTCACCACTCAGACGCCTTCGCTCCAGGGAATACACAGCCCAGCGGCTCTAGTTTCTCCTAATAAATCCAGCCAtcgaatccaggcaacattcttgtgaaGGCACAAGGGATTGCAGACGTtgggagcaaaacgcaaagtggtgaagggcgtcaggcagcatctttggagggatgtGTAGATAACGTTCTGGTCTAACGAAGGGTCTCGGCCGAAACatgcttgtgaatcttttctgcaccctctctagcttaatcGCGAGATTCCTATATCGTATATAGGTTCCTATATTGTGGCGATCTGAAATGCACACGATACTTCCAGTGCAGCCAAACAACTGTTACACGACGTCCCAACTTTATACCACTTGTTTTCGCCGATGAAGGTAAGGTTTACCATCTCAAAATACATCGCGTTGCACTTGTTCCCAATTAAGTCCATCTACCATTCCTTTGCCCTCGTTTCCAGTTGATCAATATCCAGTTGTCACCTTCGCCCTCATTTTTCACTATGCACCATGCCATCGACctgggtgtcatctgcaaactaactAATCACCAACCTAATAATTAacaaaatcattaacatatatggcATACAACAGAGgagccagcactgatccctgtagcGGACCGTTGGCTACATGCCACCAATCTCAACAAAATGACCCTCCATTACTTGTCTTTGTTTCCTATATCAAGTCAATTGCGGGTCCAATGTGTTCTCAGCTTCTGGCCCGTCTGCCACCCGGGTCTTATTGAactcctgccctcatcaatcttgtTGGTCACCTCTTAAAAGATCAAATAAATTCATGAGACATTActtcccatgcacaaagccatgctgcctATCCTTGATCTATCCTTGATTTTCCAAATGCAAGTTATCCTGTCCCTCAGATTCCCTCCATCCAACAACCTTTCCAACATCGATGTAGGGCCCACTGATCTAACATTCTCTGCCTTATCTCTActacccttcttaaataaatgaaCGGCATCAGTTATCCTCCAGCCGTGGCTGGTAAATCGCCAATGGCGGACATAGACACAACAATCTCTGCCCTTGCCTTGGCGATCTCCTTTCATGGTGAAGAATAATAGGACGTTGGCCCTTATTTACAAAAGCAGCAGCGTTACGGCAGTTGTGCAGAGGGAATTGAGAACAATTAACTCCCTATATTTGAGATTTCATATTTAATTGAAGGTGATTCAGAGAAGGTTGACCCCGCAAAATCTCGGATTTAAAAGAGTTGTCAGACGTGGAAAGGTTAAACAGGTTGGGTGGGACTTTCCTGACTGGAAGAATGAAAGGTGATGATATTGAAACACTTAGCATTCTTAGGGAGCACGGCAGAAGACATactgagaggatgtttcaactcacCGAGGTCTGTAATTATGCCAGTGATTATATACCGATTCAATCTGACTCTGCCGGACTCTGCCGGCTGTGGGGCGTCCTATGTTCGACATTCCGTGCTCTGTGATCTTCTTTTTGGGGTAGGCCTTAGAATTCAGAAAAACATAAATTGGAACTAACCTGTAAATACCTGCTGAATCAGGACCGTGGCGCCCTCCTGGTGCAAATATCAGCTTCCTTCTCCTCTCAAACCTGACAATTCGCAGAGGCGGCAACATCTCTTTGTTGTAAAGACAACATGAAGTGGAGCATTAGTGGCGCCCTCTGGGGCTCACGACCGGCGATGCAACTCATCAATCCTGAAGAAGAGAAAAAAGGTCTCAGGAACTCCGCTTCGGCAATGTTTTGTTGTTGTTAACCGTCTACCAGTACCCCGCGTTAAATAAAGCCTGAAAGTAATCAGTGACAATCTTTATAACCAATTCATACTTCTCTTTGTTTTTGATTGTGTGTTTTCTTTGTCATATGCGCGGATCGTCTTGTTATTATTTAGCCTTGTGGTCACACGCCACAAGTATATTCAAGGAGATAGATACAATCGTTTTAcgcgaaagggatcagggcaaATGGTAGGAAATCGGAAACAAATTAAAGAagaggatgatcagccttgatcattttGAAGGGCTGAACGCCCTGCACCTgctcatattttctatgtttctaagttgctaGTTTCCCCACAATTACTTGGTTAATATAAGAGTGCTGCTCTATTGGGGCGGCAAATGACCTTCGGAGATTGCTAGAAGCAACGAACTGcggtccttgttcaccagtcactgaaagtaagcatgcaggtgcagcaggccgtgaagaaagcgaatgccatgttgtccttcataacaagaggagttgagcattacagcaaagaggtccttctgcagttgtacaggtccctagtgagaccacacctggagtattgtgtgcagatttggtcttcaaatttgaggaaggacattcttgctattgagggagcgcagcgtaggttcaggaggtaaattcccgggatggcgggactgtcatatgttgatagaatggagcggatgggcgtgtatactctggaatttggaaggatgagagggaatcttattgaaatatatacgaTTTTTAAGGGtctgggcacgctagaggcaagaaacgagTTCCTCGTGTAGAgagagtcccgaaccaggggtaacagtttaagaataagggacaagccatttagaacggagatgaggaaaaaccttttcacatagagagttgtgaatctgtggaattctctgcctcagaggtcggtggaggccaattctctggaggcttgcAAGATAaatttagatagagttcttaaagatagcggggtcaagggatatgcggagaaggcaggaacgaggtactgattgtggatgatcagccaatgaaatggcggtgctggctcgagggccgaatggcctactcctgcatctattgtctattgtctattgactcttaaCAACACCCGTGTGGCTTATGTCGGCGATTATTTCCCTCTCACTGTTAACTTCAGGGAAAAGTCCCACGCTTCCACCTCACAGCTGAGTTTGGAGAATCGGCGTTTGGTGGTGTCATGCGAGAAACCGCTTTGTTTACTCTACCGTCTTCACATTTTCCACGTCTCCTCATCAGTCATGTAGCTGCCGACGAGGAAGGCTTGAGATTGCGGTCACACGGGTCAGGTTTTGCCACAAAACATAAGATTGAAAGGTTGTTTTCAGAAGACTTTTCATAAAGTGCTGCACATGAGGCTGCACTACAAATTAGCCCGCAATATTAAAGGCCAGATACCAGCATGAGTAACCGATTGACTGACTGTTAGAAGACCAAGAGTGGGAATAAATGGGGCTGTCTGTGACTAGTAGTGTTCTGCAGGGGGCGGTGTCGCGTCCGCACATGTTACacgttatatattaatgatctggaattCATGGGTTTGTGGTTAAGTTTTCAAATGACAGGAAGACAGGTGGAGGGTcaggtagtgttgaggaagcaggaAGGGTGGACATATTGTGAGTGTGGGCAAAGTAGTGCAACTGGAATAAAGCGTAGCAAAGCGTAAGGtaatgcactttggtagaaggagtaaaggcgtagactattttttaaatggggaaaggattccgaaatcagaggtgcaaaa contains:
- the LOC129700448 gene encoding EEF1A lysine methyltransferase 3-like, with product MATTQYGQRPKYDSGENDDYESTTLIRWNNFEFCGFSLKIARMMDSRLGISSYIWDAGVSLCQYFEKEDVSFTGKKVIELGSGTGIVGILAALLGGNVTMTDKPDTLKQINSNIAVNIPIACRHRLKVSSLIWGEDQTKFPNDYDFILGSDIVYSSICYPALLETLRYLCNQGTTIYLSSELRSGNGSIPFHDVILPDYFNCEVVTKLEPKCIVVYKLTKISSGQVKK